Proteins from a single region of Bogoriella caseilytica:
- a CDS encoding uroporphyrinogen-III synthase, with amino-acid sequence MNEPAAPETPSAQAAAGTSLPQTLAGFRIGVTADRRSEELISALRRRGAETMHAPALRITSLTESVTLQQDTNRVIRAAPDYAVITTAYGMRRWAEAADSYGVWPQLFDVLQNASILVRGPKARGAVRAAGLDDDGAAEDERTDTMLDMLLQKDVRGKRVAFQLHGLLNHRQIHRLTSAGAEVYTVMPYTWTKPAEDSKLLRMIDAVIDRQLDMVTFTAAPAVDAFLGVAQQYGRLEPLVEALRTDVVCAAVGGVTAGPLTETGIDAVIPDRWRLGAMIKKVCDHLETSIISAPTVHGPVEIRGKQVLFPESGAGPVQLPPSQLALLRELVTASGSVLSRDELVAVLPHCDSERALEMLISRLRKSLPVTDVVLTVVKRGYRLAV; translated from the coding sequence GTGAACGAGCCGGCCGCCCCAGAGACCCCGAGTGCCCAGGCTGCGGCCGGCACGTCCCTTCCCCAGACCTTGGCCGGCTTCCGGATCGGTGTGACCGCGGACCGCCGCAGCGAGGAACTGATCTCGGCGTTGCGCCGGCGAGGCGCGGAGACGATGCATGCCCCGGCACTGCGGATCACCTCACTGACCGAATCGGTCACCCTGCAGCAGGACACCAATCGGGTGATCCGGGCGGCGCCGGACTACGCCGTGATCACGACCGCCTACGGGATGCGCCGGTGGGCTGAGGCAGCCGATTCCTATGGCGTGTGGCCCCAGTTGTTCGATGTCCTGCAGAACGCCAGCATCCTGGTGCGTGGCCCGAAAGCCCGCGGTGCGGTCCGCGCTGCCGGCTTGGACGACGACGGCGCGGCCGAGGACGAGCGCACCGACACGATGCTGGACATGTTGCTGCAGAAGGATGTGCGCGGGAAGCGGGTGGCGTTCCAGCTGCACGGCCTGTTGAACCACCGTCAGATCCACCGGCTCACCTCCGCTGGCGCAGAGGTGTACACGGTGATGCCCTACACCTGGACGAAACCCGCCGAGGACTCGAAACTGCTGAGGATGATCGATGCCGTCATCGATCGTCAGCTCGACATGGTCACCTTCACCGCAGCGCCCGCCGTCGACGCCTTCCTCGGCGTCGCGCAACAGTACGGCCGGCTCGAGCCCCTGGTCGAGGCCTTGCGTACCGACGTCGTCTGCGCGGCCGTCGGGGGAGTCACTGCAGGGCCCCTGACCGAAACCGGGATTGACGCCGTGATCCCGGATCGCTGGCGGCTGGGAGCGATGATCAAGAAGGTCTGTGACCACCTGGAGACCTCCATCATCAGCGCCCCCACCGTCCACGGGCCCGTGGAGATTCGAGGTAAGCAAGTGCTGTTCCCCGAATCCGGCGCCGGGCCCGTGCAGCTTCCCCCCAGCCAGCTGGCCTTGCTCCGTGAGCTGGTCACGGCGTCGGGCTCGGTGCTCTCCAGGGACGAGCTCGTTGCCGTGCTGCCCCACTGTGACTCTGAGCGCGCCCTGGAGATGCTCATCTCCCGGCTACGGAAATCGCTCCCGGTGACCGATGTGGTGCTCACGGTGGTCAAGCGCGGTTACCGGCTGGCGGTCTGA
- a CDS encoding formate/nitrite transporter family protein — MSYVKPKDLAVRMIDAGAQKTFMATRDTLIRAFMGGAILGLAAAFAVTVTAQTGSALVGAMLFPVGFVLLYLMGFDLLTGVFTLVPLALLDRRRGVTVRSMLRNWGWVFLGNFAGAFTVAVLMAIYFTTGFATPPNEVGVALMEIGHGRTVGYAEYGGAGMLTLFVRAVLCNWMVSTGVAAAFMSDSLAGKAIAMWMPIMLFFYMGFEHSIVNMFLFPIALLMGGNFTVLDYLIWNEIPTVLGNLVGGLTFVGLTIYMTHRRTAPERGLVELPRVPAQTASR; from the coding sequence ATGTCCTATGTCAAGCCCAAGGATCTGGCAGTCCGGATGATTGACGCCGGTGCGCAGAAAACCTTCATGGCCACGCGAGACACTCTGATCCGGGCCTTTATGGGCGGCGCCATTCTGGGCCTGGCGGCCGCGTTCGCGGTGACGGTCACCGCACAAACGGGAAGTGCCCTCGTGGGAGCGATGCTCTTCCCGGTCGGCTTCGTCCTGCTGTACCTCATGGGCTTCGACCTGCTCACCGGGGTGTTTACGCTGGTTCCGCTCGCGCTGCTGGACCGCCGCCGCGGTGTCACCGTGAGATCGATGTTGCGGAACTGGGGGTGGGTCTTCCTCGGCAACTTCGCCGGAGCCTTCACCGTGGCGGTCCTGATGGCCATCTACTTCACCACCGGGTTCGCCACGCCACCCAACGAGGTGGGCGTGGCTCTGATGGAGATCGGCCACGGCCGCACCGTCGGCTACGCCGAGTACGGCGGCGCCGGCATGCTGACGCTCTTCGTCCGCGCCGTGCTGTGCAACTGGATGGTCTCCACCGGCGTTGCGGCCGCTTTCATGTCCGACAGCCTCGCCGGAAAAGCCATCGCCATGTGGATGCCGATCATGCTGTTCTTCTACATGGGTTTCGAGCACAGCATCGTGAACATGTTCCTCTTCCCCATCGCCCTGCTGATGGGCGGGAACTTCACCGTGCTGGACTATTTGATCTGGAACGAGATTCCCACCGTGTTGGGCAACCTGGTGGGCGGACTGACCTTCGTCGGCCTGACCATCTACATGACGCACCGCCGCACCGCGCCGGAGCGGGGACTCGTGGAGCTGCCGAGAGTGCCCGCTCAGACCGCCAGCCGGTAA
- the ribH gene encoding 6,7-dimethyl-8-ribityllumazine synthase: MSGAGSPRITPDGTGLSVVIVASQWHAAIMDGLIAGAMRATEESGAEVTLLRVPGSFELPVAAAAAARSGADAVVALGVIIRGGTPHFDYVCQAATSGLTDVSVQTGVPVGFGVLTTDDEAQALDRAGLPGSREDKGAEAAQAAIATALTLRQLRESTPAG; this comes from the coding sequence ATGAGCGGAGCAGGATCACCCAGGATCACCCCGGACGGCACCGGCCTGTCGGTGGTGATCGTGGCCTCGCAGTGGCACGCGGCGATCATGGACGGCCTGATCGCCGGCGCCATGCGAGCCACGGAGGAGTCCGGTGCCGAGGTGACACTGCTTCGCGTGCCCGGCTCCTTCGAACTCCCGGTTGCCGCCGCCGCGGCGGCACGCTCCGGCGCGGACGCCGTCGTGGCTCTCGGGGTGATCATCCGCGGCGGGACCCCGCACTTTGATTACGTCTGCCAGGCGGCCACCTCCGGCCTCACCGACGTCTCGGTGCAGACCGGCGTCCCGGTCGGTTTCGGCGTCCTGACCACCGACGACGAAGCCCAGGCCCTCGACCGCGCGGGATTGCCGGGCTCACGGGAGGACAAGGGCGCCGAGGCCGCTCAGGCGGCGATCGCTACGGCACTGACTCTCCGTCAGCTGCGCGAGTCGACGCCGGCCGGCTGA
- the glyA gene encoding serine hydroxymethyltransferase encodes MSDHAAARTTAQVMNASLAELDPEIAAVLDGELTRQRETLEMIASENFVPRAVLQAQGSVLTNKYAEGYPGRRYYGGCEQVDIAEELAIARAKAVFGPELPDMHANVQPHSGAQANAAVLHALAKPGDKILGLSLAHGGHLTHGMKLNFSGKLYDVAAYGVNPETHLVDMELVRQAAREHRPKVIIAGWSAYPRQLDFAAFREIADEVGAHLWTDMAHFAGLVAAGLHPSPVPVSDVVSSTVHKTIGGPRSGFILTRDKATWGKKLDSAVFPGQQGGPLMHAVAAKAIAFKIAAGEEFADRQARTLEGARIVADRLTAPDLAQAGVSVLTGGTDVHLVLVDLRHSELDGKQAEDLLHAAGITVNRNAVPNDPRPPMVTSGLRIGTPALATRGFGAAEFAEVAEIIATVLREGAAADVEAARARVATLTENFPLYSGLAQ; translated from the coding sequence ATGAGTGACCACGCCGCTGCCCGCACCACCGCCCAGGTGATGAACGCTTCCCTGGCCGAGCTCGACCCGGAGATCGCCGCCGTTCTCGACGGCGAGCTGACCCGCCAGCGCGAGACGCTGGAGATGATCGCCTCCGAGAACTTCGTGCCTCGCGCGGTGCTCCAGGCCCAAGGTTCGGTGCTGACCAACAAGTACGCCGAGGGGTACCCGGGCCGCCGCTACTACGGCGGATGCGAGCAGGTCGACATCGCCGAGGAACTCGCGATCGCCCGCGCCAAGGCGGTCTTCGGCCCCGAGCTCCCGGACATGCACGCCAATGTCCAGCCCCACTCCGGCGCCCAGGCCAACGCCGCGGTGCTGCACGCCCTGGCCAAGCCGGGCGATAAGATCCTCGGCCTTTCCCTCGCCCACGGCGGGCACCTCACGCACGGAATGAAGCTCAACTTCTCCGGCAAGCTCTACGACGTCGCCGCCTACGGAGTGAACCCCGAGACCCACCTGGTCGACATGGAGCTCGTGCGCCAGGCGGCACGTGAGCACCGGCCGAAGGTGATCATCGCCGGCTGGTCGGCCTACCCCCGTCAGCTGGACTTCGCCGCCTTCCGCGAGATCGCTGACGAGGTGGGCGCGCACCTGTGGACTGACATGGCCCACTTCGCCGGCCTGGTGGCCGCTGGGCTGCACCCCAGCCCGGTGCCGGTCTCCGACGTCGTCTCCTCCACCGTGCACAAGACCATCGGTGGCCCGCGCTCCGGCTTCATCCTCACCCGCGACAAGGCCACCTGGGGCAAGAAGCTCGACTCAGCCGTCTTCCCCGGTCAGCAGGGTGGCCCGCTCATGCACGCGGTGGCGGCCAAGGCCATCGCTTTCAAGATCGCCGCCGGTGAGGAGTTCGCCGACCGGCAGGCCCGGACCCTGGAGGGCGCGCGCATCGTGGCCGATCGACTGACCGCTCCGGACCTCGCCCAGGCCGGTGTCTCGGTGCTCACCGGCGGCACCGACGTTCACCTGGTGCTGGTGGACCTGCGCCACTCCGAGCTCGACGGCAAGCAGGCCGAGGACCTCCTGCACGCGGCGGGCATCACCGTGAACCGCAACGCCGTCCCGAACGACCCCCGTCCCCCGATGGTCACCTCCGGGCTGCGCATCGGGACACCGGCGCTCGCCACGCGCGGCTTTGGCGCTGCCGAGTTCGCTGAGGTCGCCGAGATCATTGCCACCGTGCTGCGCGAGGGCGCGGCCGCTGACGTCGAGGCGGCTCGCGCCCGCGTGGCCACCCTGACCGAGAACTTCCCGCTCTACTCCGGGCTGGCCCAGTGA
- the ribD gene encoding bifunctional diaminohydroxyphosphoribosylaminopyrimidine deaminase/5-amino-6-(5-phosphoribosylamino)uracil reductase RibD — protein MSDDAIARALERATLLAARGPQRGGNPRVGCVLLDDTGQEIGAGWHRGAGTAHAEAAALAASDPARVAGSTAVITLEPCHHTGRTPPCSRALLAAGVRRVIYAAGDPDPRAAGGRAWLAAQGVDVSTAREAGVVPEIVGLAAELTRSWSAAVRRRRPWVLGKTATSLDGRVAAADGTSMWITGAAARAHGHTVRADVDAIVVGTGTLLADDPALTARGADGTPVVDQPLRVVLGRRAVPEAAAVRQGPGPWLHLATQDIAAALDHLWERGARRVLIEGGPTVLGAALRAGLVDELHSYLAPVLLGAGQPAVPDLGIGTLRDGLRWQRTETYHLGEDILITARRLEGAH, from the coding sequence ATGTCGGATGACGCGATCGCGCGAGCGCTCGAGCGGGCGACCCTGCTTGCTGCTCGCGGACCGCAGCGCGGCGGGAACCCTCGCGTGGGCTGCGTGCTTCTCGATGACACGGGCCAGGAGATCGGCGCCGGCTGGCACCGCGGAGCCGGCACCGCCCACGCCGAAGCGGCGGCCCTCGCCGCGAGCGACCCCGCGCGTGTGGCTGGGTCCACGGCCGTCATCACCCTGGAGCCGTGCCACCACACTGGGCGGACACCGCCCTGCTCGCGTGCCCTGCTCGCCGCCGGGGTGCGGCGGGTGATCTACGCCGCCGGCGATCCGGATCCCCGGGCTGCCGGCGGCAGGGCCTGGCTGGCTGCCCAGGGCGTGGACGTCAGCACGGCGCGTGAGGCGGGCGTGGTGCCGGAGATCGTGGGGCTTGCCGCCGAGCTCACCCGGTCATGGTCCGCCGCCGTGCGCCGCCGCCGCCCGTGGGTACTGGGCAAGACAGCAACGAGCCTGGACGGCCGCGTGGCCGCAGCGGACGGGACCTCCATGTGGATCACCGGCGCGGCCGCCCGCGCCCATGGCCACACGGTGCGCGCCGACGTCGACGCCATCGTGGTGGGCACCGGCACCCTCCTCGCCGACGACCCGGCACTGACCGCTCGGGGAGCCGACGGCACTCCGGTGGTGGACCAGCCGCTGCGCGTGGTGCTCGGCCGGCGTGCCGTCCCGGAGGCTGCCGCGGTCCGCCAGGGCCCGGGACCGTGGCTGCACCTCGCCACCCAGGACATCGCCGCCGCCCTGGACCACCTCTGGGAGCGTGGCGCCCGGCGCGTGCTCATCGAGGGCGGGCCCACGGTGCTCGGCGCAGCCCTGCGCGCCGGGCTGGTCGATGAACTGCACAGCTACCTCGCACCCGTGCTGCTGGGCGCCGGCCAACCGGCCGTACCCGACCTGGGCATCGGCACACTCCGGGACGGGCTGCGCTGGCAACGAACCGAGACCTACCACCTGGGCGAGGACATCTTGATCACCGCCCGCCGACTCGAAGGAGCTCACTGA
- a CDS encoding riboflavin synthase — protein sequence MFTGIVEEVGTVISCAEAEGAAILTVAARTVLPGLRRGDSLAVAGVCLTVTAADDDGFRADVMPETLRRTSLGGLEAGASVNLERAVRADGRLDGHLVQGHVDGVGTVLERRPGARWDEVDVAIPRELARYVAEKGSVTVEGVSLTVTWAGAEAFGVALVPTTLTRTTLGALSPGYPVNLEVDVIAKYVERLLAAQAEA from the coding sequence ATGTTCACCGGAATCGTCGAGGAGGTCGGCACCGTCATCAGCTGTGCCGAGGCCGAGGGCGCCGCCATCCTCACCGTGGCCGCGCGCACCGTGCTGCCAGGGCTTCGCAGGGGCGACTCGCTGGCTGTGGCCGGTGTCTGCCTCACGGTGACGGCCGCCGATGATGACGGCTTCCGTGCCGATGTCATGCCGGAGACCCTGCGCCGGACCAGCCTGGGCGGACTCGAAGCAGGCGCCTCCGTCAACCTGGAGCGCGCAGTGCGCGCCGACGGCCGGCTGGACGGCCACCTCGTGCAGGGGCACGTCGACGGCGTCGGCACCGTGCTGGAGCGTCGTCCCGGCGCGCGCTGGGACGAGGTCGATGTCGCGATACCCCGAGAGCTGGCCCGCTACGTGGCGGAGAAGGGGTCAGTCACGGTGGAGGGGGTTTCTCTCACCGTGACCTGGGCCGGCGCGGAGGCCTTCGGGGTCGCGCTCGTGCCCACCACTCTCACCCGGACCACTCTCGGGGCTCTGTCACCCGGGTACCCGGTCAACCTGGAGGTCGACGTCATCGCCAAGTACGTCGAGCGCCTCCTCGCTGCCCAGGCCGAAGCATGA
- the cobA gene encoding uroporphyrinogen-III C-methyltransferase — protein MSLGRVTLIGAGPGAADLMTVRGRDALATADVVLYDRLAPTDELRSWAPSAELFDVGKRPGHHRVRQESIHDMLISAAREGRHAVRLKGGDPFVFGRGCEEVAACREAGVPVTVVPGVTSAVAAPAAAGIPVTARGINRAFTVISAHDPLSEEEFAALVGLGGTIVILMGVGTLGHTVEGLRRHGLPEQTPVGIVESAYCEEQRVSLTQLDRVHAMAARTGVTSPAVMVIGEVVRLAAEHPATGEATSSGSAAVAQAVAGAASSAMNLGAAPAARPPARPGVRAP, from the coding sequence ATGAGCCTGGGACGCGTGACCCTGATCGGAGCTGGCCCCGGAGCCGCGGACCTCATGACAGTGCGGGGCCGTGATGCCCTCGCGACTGCCGACGTGGTCCTCTATGACCGCCTGGCGCCCACCGACGAACTGCGCAGCTGGGCTCCCTCGGCCGAGCTCTTCGACGTGGGCAAGCGGCCCGGCCACCATCGGGTGCGGCAGGAGAGCATCCACGACATGTTGATCTCCGCAGCCCGTGAGGGACGGCACGCCGTGCGGCTCAAGGGCGGTGATCCCTTCGTCTTCGGCCGTGGATGTGAGGAGGTGGCGGCCTGCCGGGAGGCTGGCGTACCGGTCACCGTGGTCCCGGGGGTCACCTCGGCGGTGGCGGCGCCCGCGGCGGCCGGGATTCCCGTGACCGCCCGGGGGATCAACCGCGCCTTCACGGTGATCTCCGCCCATGACCCCCTCTCCGAGGAGGAGTTCGCCGCACTCGTCGGCCTCGGCGGCACTATCGTGATCCTCATGGGAGTGGGCACTCTGGGGCATACCGTCGAAGGGCTGCGCCGGCACGGTCTGCCCGAGCAGACACCGGTCGGGATCGTGGAGAGCGCCTACTGCGAGGAGCAGCGGGTCAGCCTGACCCAGCTGGACCGGGTGCATGCCATGGCCGCCCGCACGGGCGTCACCTCCCCTGCGGTCATGGTGATCGGAGAGGTCGTTCGCCTCGCGGCCGAGCATCCCGCCACCGGCGAGGCGACCAGCTCGGGATCGGCCGCCGTCGCCCAGGCGGTGGCCGGCGCCGCCTCATCGGCCATGAACCTCGGGGCCGCTCCAGCCGCTCGACCGCCCGCTCGCCCCGGAGTCCGCGCGCCGTGA
- a CDS encoding bifunctional 5,10-methylenetetrahydrofolate dehydrogenase/5,10-methenyltetrahydrofolate cyclohydrolase, protein MSSENTQHQARLLPGKPVADAVFAELAPRIEALVAAGHRPGLGTILVGEDSASAGYIRMKMDRAAELGFTSPHVHLPQSATQADVLAAITDMNDADDVDAVLLQHPTPPQIDFDAALLALDPDKDVDGLHPVNMGRLALGMPGPVPCTPAGIETLLAHYEIPVAGREVCILGRGTTLGRPLALLLSQKRDTANAAVTVVHTGVPDWPAYTRRAEIVIAAAGVPGILQPEHLTPGVTVVGGGVRYEGRKLLPDVDESCEQVAGAITPRVGGVGPTTIAMLFRNAVEAAERRRA, encoded by the coding sequence GTGAGCTCCGAGAATACGCAGCACCAGGCCCGGCTGCTCCCGGGCAAGCCGGTGGCCGACGCCGTCTTCGCCGAGCTCGCCCCCCGTATCGAGGCACTCGTGGCCGCCGGGCACCGCCCCGGCCTCGGCACGATCCTGGTGGGGGAGGACTCCGCCTCGGCCGGCTACATCCGGATGAAGATGGACCGGGCCGCCGAGCTCGGCTTCACCTCCCCGCACGTGCACCTGCCCCAGAGCGCCACCCAGGCCGACGTGCTCGCGGCCATCACCGACATGAACGACGCCGACGACGTCGACGCGGTGTTGCTGCAGCACCCCACGCCACCGCAGATCGACTTCGACGCGGCGCTGCTGGCCCTGGACCCGGACAAGGACGTCGACGGCCTGCACCCGGTCAACATGGGCCGGCTTGCCCTCGGTATGCCCGGACCGGTGCCGTGCACACCGGCCGGGATCGAGACGCTGCTGGCCCACTACGAGATCCCGGTGGCCGGGCGTGAGGTCTGCATCCTGGGCCGCGGTACCACCCTGGGCCGGCCGCTGGCTCTGCTGCTCTCGCAGAAGCGGGACACCGCGAATGCCGCGGTCACCGTGGTGCACACCGGCGTGCCGGACTGGCCGGCGTACACCCGGCGTGCCGAGATCGTCATCGCCGCGGCCGGGGTTCCCGGCATCCTCCAGCCCGAGCACCTGACCCCCGGGGTCACGGTGGTCGGCGGAGGGGTGCGCTACGAGGGCCGCAAGCTGCTGCCCGACGTCGATGAGTCCTGTGAGCAGGTGGCCGGAGCCATCACCCCGCGCGTGGGCGGCGTAGGCCCCACGACCATCGCCATGCTCTTCCGCAACGCCGTCGAAGCCGCAGAGCGCCGTCGCGCTTGA
- the nirB gene encoding nitrite reductase large subunit NirB yields the protein MSAPTASARRIAVIGGGPAAHRLTEALIARDRRDVHLSVYSEEPLAPYDRVGLSKRFEEPGNDLLLGDPLLWEDPRVELLTGTRVTDLDPQRKRITTDAGHVAEYDDIVLATGSRAPRPPIPGAEDIAVYRTLEDVDRLAAQTADLTEHLGRPPHCVVVGGGLLGLEAAGGLAGLGADVTIVHSQEYLMNAQLDEGGGRTLNRLLAQQGYQLQMGERPHELRRNGAGTYGFTLGFERHADLPCDLVVAAIGISARDELARAAGLELGPSGGVAIDATCATSAPGVWAIGEVASFEGTCMGLVAPANAMAEVVADRLCDGEASFTGFDTAAKLKLAGMDVASFGDTFGETPGALDVVYADAISGVYQKLVVTDDARILLGGVFVGDAAPYMALRPLLGRELPAEPASFLSASGGSEVELDLPDDAQVCSCKDVSAGQIRHAVAGDETTPGCTDMAGVKACTAVGTQCGSCLPLAKKVMEKEMASQGMEVSTAMCEHFSSSRAQLFEAVHAAGLRSFTEILERFGTPTETSSHMGCDICKPAVASILAAMHDEYILDSGRGSLQDTNDRALANMQKNGTYSVMPRIPAGEISPEKLAVIAQVAQDFGLYTKISAAQRIDLFGARLEQLPQIWKRLVDAGFESGQAYGKALRNVKSCVGSTWCRYGVQDSVAMGIFLENRYKGLRSPHKMKFGVSGCARECAEARAKDVGVIATADGWNMYVGGNGGATPAHGQLLAKDLDDETLVQFIDRYIMYYVRTADRLQRTARWIEELPGGLDHVREVVVEDSLGIAKDLEAAIARHVDRYEDEWAATLKDPGKLRRFRSFVNAPQAPDTDLQYVLERGQVRPATDQERREGSLVLLGPEIAVRPPDGALTAEEARQ from the coding sequence ATGTCTGCACCCACTGCCTCTGCGCGCAGAATCGCAGTGATCGGCGGAGGCCCGGCGGCGCATCGGCTCACCGAGGCGCTGATCGCCAGGGACCGGCGAGACGTGCACCTCAGCGTCTACAGCGAGGAACCGCTGGCGCCCTACGACCGGGTCGGGCTCTCCAAGCGCTTCGAGGAGCCAGGCAACGACCTGCTGCTCGGAGATCCGCTCCTCTGGGAGGATCCGCGTGTCGAGCTCCTCACCGGCACCCGGGTGACCGACCTGGATCCGCAGCGCAAGCGCATCACCACCGACGCCGGGCATGTCGCGGAGTACGACGACATCGTGCTGGCCACCGGTTCGCGGGCACCCCGGCCGCCGATCCCCGGCGCGGAGGACATCGCGGTGTACCGCACGCTCGAGGACGTCGACCGACTCGCCGCACAGACGGCCGATCTCACCGAGCACCTGGGCCGCCCTCCGCACTGTGTCGTGGTGGGCGGCGGACTGCTGGGCCTGGAGGCCGCCGGCGGGCTGGCCGGGCTCGGCGCTGACGTCACCATCGTCCATTCGCAGGAGTACCTGATGAATGCGCAGCTGGACGAGGGCGGCGGGCGCACGCTGAACCGGCTCCTGGCTCAGCAGGGGTACCAGCTGCAGATGGGCGAACGGCCCCACGAGCTGCGGCGCAATGGCGCGGGAACCTACGGCTTCACCCTGGGTTTCGAGCGGCACGCCGATCTGCCGTGTGATCTGGTGGTGGCTGCCATCGGCATCAGCGCCCGGGATGAGCTGGCGCGGGCGGCTGGCCTGGAACTCGGGCCGAGCGGCGGCGTGGCGATCGATGCCACGTGCGCCACCTCGGCTCCCGGAGTGTGGGCGATCGGAGAGGTGGCCAGCTTCGAGGGCACCTGCATGGGCTTGGTCGCTCCGGCGAACGCGATGGCAGAGGTCGTGGCCGACCGACTCTGCGACGGTGAGGCCAGCTTCACCGGTTTCGACACTGCCGCGAAGCTGAAGCTGGCAGGGATGGATGTGGCGAGCTTCGGCGACACCTTCGGGGAGACCCCCGGTGCCTTGGACGTGGTCTACGCCGATGCCATTTCCGGGGTCTACCAGAAGCTGGTGGTCACTGATGATGCGAGGATCCTGCTGGGCGGGGTGTTCGTGGGAGATGCCGCCCCGTATATGGCGCTTCGTCCGCTGCTCGGACGTGAGCTGCCCGCCGAGCCCGCCTCCTTCCTCTCCGCCTCGGGCGGCTCCGAGGTCGAACTCGACCTGCCCGACGATGCGCAGGTCTGCTCGTGCAAGGACGTCTCCGCCGGGCAGATCCGGCATGCGGTGGCCGGCGACGAGACCACCCCCGGCTGCACCGACATGGCGGGCGTCAAGGCCTGCACCGCGGTGGGGACCCAGTGCGGATCGTGCCTGCCCCTGGCGAAGAAGGTGATGGAGAAGGAGATGGCCAGCCAGGGCATGGAGGTCTCCACCGCCATGTGCGAGCACTTCTCGTCCTCCCGGGCCCAGCTGTTCGAGGCTGTGCACGCGGCGGGGCTGCGGAGCTTCACGGAGATCCTCGAACGCTTCGGCACCCCGACCGAGACCTCTAGCCATATGGGTTGTGACATCTGCAAACCGGCGGTCGCCTCCATCCTGGCGGCCATGCATGACGAGTACATCCTGGACAGCGGCCGCGGCTCGCTGCAGGACACCAACGATCGTGCCCTCGCCAATATGCAGAAGAACGGCACCTATTCGGTCATGCCGCGGATTCCGGCCGGCGAGATCAGCCCCGAGAAGCTCGCGGTCATTGCCCAGGTGGCGCAGGACTTCGGTCTCTACACGAAGATCTCCGCAGCCCAGCGGATCGATCTCTTCGGCGCGCGGCTGGAGCAGCTTCCCCAGATCTGGAAGCGACTGGTGGACGCCGGATTCGAGTCCGGCCAGGCCTACGGGAAGGCCCTGCGGAATGTGAAGTCCTGCGTGGGCTCCACCTGGTGCCGGTACGGAGTGCAGGATTCTGTGGCCATGGGCATTTTCCTGGAGAACCGCTACAAAGGGCTGCGCTCACCGCACAAGATGAAGTTCGGGGTCTCGGGATGCGCGCGCGAGTGCGCCGAGGCCCGGGCGAAGGACGTCGGAGTCATCGCCACCGCCGATGGCTGGAACATGTATGTGGGGGGTAATGGCGGTGCCACTCCCGCCCATGGCCAGCTGCTGGCCAAGGATCTGGACGACGAGACCCTGGTGCAGTTCATCGACCGGTACATCATGTACTACGTCCGCACCGCGGACCGGCTCCAGCGCACCGCCCGCTGGATCGAGGAGCTGCCGGGCGGTCTCGACCATGTCCGTGAGGTGGTGGTCGAGGACTCCCTCGGTATCGCCAAGGACCTCGAGGCCGCCATCGCGCGGCACGTTGACCGCTACGAGGACGAATGGGCCGCCACGCTCAAGGATCCGGGGAAGCTCCGCCGCTTCCGCAGCTTCGTCAACGCCCCACAGGCCCCCGACACGGATCTGCAGTACGTGCTCGAACGCGGCCAGGTCCGCCCGGCCACGGATCAGGAACGCCGCGAGGGCAGCCTCGTCCTGCTCGGACCGGAGATCGCGGTCCGGCCGCCGGATGGCGCGCTGACCGCCGAGGAGGCGAGGCAGTGA